The Streptomyces sp. NBC_00569 genomic sequence GCGTGCGGCGGCCCCGCGCCCGGCCCGCCCGGCGACGGCTCGCGCGGTGGACCAGGGGACGGCCTGGTGCCGGGAGCCGGTTCGGTGGTCCGAAGGGTCGCTATGGTGCGTGGGGGCCGGATGGCCCGGGTGATCCGTGCCGCTGGTGGCGGTGGCGGGGTCGGCGTGCCGGGAGCGCTCGGCCGAACCGCGTTCCGAGCCGGGGCGCCCCGTGCCGGAGCCTGCCCTGCCGGCGCGTCCGCCACCGGAGCCCGCCGCGCCGGGAACCCCCGCGCCGCCTGCGCCGCGGCCGTCCGCCGCCCGGGCCTCGTTGACCAGGGCGAGCGCCTCGTCGACGGCGCCGTCCTCGGCCGCGCGCGCCTGCGCGGCCGGCGACTCGGCGCTCTGACCGCTCATCCCGCGTCCGGCCGCGCGCCCGCAGAGCCACCGGGTGAGGCGCCGTCAGAGGAGGCACCGTCAGACGCGGCGCCCGTCGTGCCGCTCGCCGACGCTTCGTCGTCCGCGGCTTCCTTCGCCCAGCGGTCAGCGAGCGCGGTGGCCTTCGCGCAGGCCTCGGCGACGGCCTCGCGGCCTCCCCCGGCGGTCGCGGCCGCGTATCCGACGAGGAACGTCGTCAGGGGAGCGGCCGGCCTGGCCACACCGTGCGCGGCGTCGCGGGCTAGGTCGAGCAGGACGCCGGTGTCGACGTCGAGCTCGATGCCCAGTTCGTCCTTGGCTGCGGAGATCCATTCATCCAACACGTGCCCATGCTCCCTGATGCGTGACCGGGCGGCGGCGATGTCGTCCCAGGTGTCGCAGTCGAAGGACGCGACGGGGTCGGTGATGCGGGTGAGTTCGAGCCGGCCGACGAGCAGCCGCAAGGGCAGTCCGGAGAGGCCGTCGTCGTGAGCGGCGGCGAGTTCGGCGAGGTGGTGGCGCAGGGGTGCGCTGCGGTAGGCCGCGACGAGCGGCTGGTCCCGGCCGCCGGCGTCGGTGAGCAGGACACCGT encodes the following:
- a CDS encoding NTP transferase domain-containing protein → MNAAPAPSRPAHDAVVLAGGAARRLGGTDKPAVRVGGRPLLDRVLAACATAGTTVVVAEPRPTAHPVRWTREDPPGGGPVAALDAGLRATTADQVLVLSADLPFLSEQTVRRLLDALNAGTADGVLLTDAGGRDQPLVAAYRSAPLRHHLAELAAAHDDGLSGLPLRLLVGRLELTRITDPVASFDCDTWDDIAAARSRIREHGHVLDEWISAAKDELGIELDVDTGVLLDLARDAAHGVARPAAPLTTFLVGYAAATAGGGREAVAEACAKATALADRWAKEAADDEASASGTTGAASDGASSDGASPGGSAGARPDAG